One segment of Methanobrevibacter wolinii SH DNA contains the following:
- the truD gene encoding tRNA pseudouridine(13) synthase TruD — protein MLNANTYVTNNPGIGGVIRDKYEDFYVEEIPEHLPEGEGPNIWIWIEKLGRTTLDVVLDISRDLHISRKRTGFAGMKDKKAITRQWICISNMESDEKLQEVLDLKNSIHNTKFLKVVRGHKKLRMGQLKGNKFKINIKHIPFNDNVKSLEDAAEIARDVLKQLEKTGVPNYFGWQRFGKPRTTTHLVGEALVQNDLKKAVDLYIGNPSELESLDSQKARKAYDEGDMGKSLELMHGGMRYEKMMLRQLIHDYNKFGQLNDESYKSALLSLPKPLQRMFVHAYQSYLFNDVVSRRVAMGIDKYVEGDIVIDNDEAIIRDKTPFEYQELITNFQGNPTSPLYGTKVPFAGGKVGEMEKEVLKSYNLNKEDFECPKMPKLGSHGLRRSMRFQIWDTNVDLIEDGISVEFSINKGSYATAVLREIMKIDVV, from the coding sequence ATGCTTAATGCAAACACATATGTTACAAATAATCCAGGTATTGGTGGAGTAATTAGAGATAAATATGAAGATTTTTATGTTGAAGAGATTCCAGAACATCTTCCTGAAGGTGAAGGTCCAAATATATGGATATGGATAGAAAAACTTGGAAGAACTACATTAGATGTTGTTTTAGATATTTCAAGAGATTTGCATATTAGTCGTAAAAGGACTGGTTTTGCAGGAATGAAAGATAAGAAAGCTATAACTCGTCAATGGATTTGTATTTCTAATATGGAATCTGATGAAAAACTTCAAGAAGTTTTAGATTTAAAAAATAGTATTCATAATACTAAATTTCTTAAAGTAGTAAGAGGTCATAAAAAATTAAGAATGGGTCAGCTTAAAGGAAATAAATTTAAAATAAATATTAAACATATTCCATTCAATGATAATGTTAAAAGTTTAGAAGATGCTGCAGAAATTGCTCGTGATGTATTAAAACAATTAGAAAAGACAGGTGTTCCTAATTACTTTGGTTGGCAAAGATTTGGTAAACCACGAACTACTACTCATTTAGTAGGTGAAGCATTAGTACAAAATGATCTTAAAAAGGCTGTAGATTTATATATTGGTAATCCTTCTGAATTAGAATCTCTAGATAGTCAAAAAGCAAGAAAAGCATATGATGAGGGAGATATGGGAAAATCATTAGAATTAATGCATGGTGGTATGCGTTATGAAAAGATGATGTTAAGACAACTTATTCATGATTATAATAAATTTGGACAACTTAATGATGAATCTTATAAAAGTGCTCTTTTAAGTCTTCCAAAACCTCTTCAAAGAATGTTTGTACATGCTTATCAATCTTATTTATTTAATGATGTTGTAAGTAGAAGAGTTGCAATGGGTATTGATAAATATGTTGAAGGAGATATTGTAATTGACAATGATGAAGCTATTATAAGAGATAAAACACCTTTTGAGTATCAAGAATTAATTACTAATTTCCAAGGAAACCCTACTTCTCCTTTATATGGTACAAAAGTCCCATTTGCAGGTGGAAAAGTAGGAGAAATGGAAAAAGAAGTTTTAAAAAGTTATAATTTAAATAAAGAAGATTTTGAATGTCCTAAAATGCCTAAACTTGGAAGCCATGGTTTAAGACGTTCTATGAGATTTCAAATATGGGATACAAATGTTGATTTAATTGAAGATGGAAT